In one window of Oncorhynchus kisutch isolate 150728-3 linkage group LG16, Okis_V2, whole genome shotgun sequence DNA:
- the LOC109879406 gene encoding 2-oxoglutarate receptor 1 yields MSSIIYSRNKSDHNCTNVDSLMKLYYLPIMYSVIFAVGLLGNITSIAIYLAKLRPWKSSCIIMFNLALTDLLYVLSLPFLVYYYTNGESWTLGNFMCRFVRFGFHFNLYGSILFLTCLAVFRYVVLTNPLRTAQVQQKRWGILACAAVWAIAVAEIVPMLTMITMENENNKTQCLDFASGDPALVWWYSWLLTVLGYLLPLVVVVLCYAGIARELAKGPHTHSPCRVRARRLTILILVVFVVCFLPYHVLRILRVDTRMKPESSCMVEHWVHAAYIISRPIAGLNTFFNLALYTLAGDKFQQAFLSVFPWGSWWTKFRTHLKLSLAVVSKPSNTASAERTVATDMDIHRQEI; encoded by the coding sequence ATGTCTAGCATCATCTACAGCAGGAACAAATCCGACCATAACTGCACCAACGTGGACAGCCTGATGAAACTCTACTACCTGCCTATCATGTACAGTGTAATTTTCGCTGTGGGGCTGCTGGGTAACATCACCTCCATCGCCATCTACTTGGCCAAGCTACGACCCTGGAAGTCTAGCTGTATCATCATGTTCAACCTGGCATTGACGGATCTTCTGTATGTTCTGAGTCTGCCTTTCCTGGTCTACTACTACACCAACGGTGAATCCTGGACCCTGGGCAACTTCATGTGTCGCTTTGTGCGTTTTGGGTTCCACTTTAACCTATATGGTAGTATACTGTTTCTCACCTGTTTGGCTGTGTTTCGATATGTAGTCTTGACGAATCCTCTGAGGACGGCGCAGGTGCAGCAGAAGAGGTGGGGTATCTTGGCGTGCGCCGCAGTCTGGGCTATAGCCGTGGCGGAGATTGTGCCCATGCTCACCATGATCACCATGGAGAATGAAAACAACAAGACCCAGTGTTTGGACTTTGCTAGCGGCGACCCGGCTTTAGTGTGGTGGTACAGCTGGCTGCTGACCGTGctgggctacctgctgcccctggtggtggttgtgttgtgttacgCCGGTATCGCCCGGGAACTAGCCAAGGGGCCCCACACCCACAGTCCTTGCCGGGTGCGGGCACGCCGCCTCACCATACTGATCCTGGTGGTGTTTGTGGTATGCTTCTTGCCGTACCACGTCCTGAGGATCCTAAGAGTAGACACCAGGATGAAGCCTGAGTCGTCATGTATGGTGGAGCACTGGGTCCACGCCGCTTATATCATATCCAGGCCCATAGCGGGGCTCAACACCTTCTTTAACCTGGCTCTGTACACACTGGCCGGGGACAAGTTCCAGCAGGCCTTCCTCAGTGTGTTCCCCTGGGGTTCCTGGTGGACCAAGTTCAGGACTCACCTCAAACTCAGCCTGGCTGTCGTCAGTAAGCCCAGTAACACAGCTTCAGCCGAAAGGACAGTAGCCACGGATATGGACATCCATAGACAGGAAATATAA